A stretch of the Humulus lupulus unplaced genomic scaffold, drHumLupu1.1 SCAFFOLD_61, whole genome shotgun sequence genome encodes the following:
- the LOC133812309 gene encoding oligopeptide transporter 4-like: MDSPQALKSDPEHKLPAAAEEEADAEEVSPVEEVRLTVRNTDDPTLPVWTCRMWLLGLLSCAMLSFLNQFFAYRTEPLVITQITVQVAALPIGHFLANTLPKTRFRLFGLGQRVFSLNPGPFNIKEHVLISIFANAGSAFGSGSTYAVGIVNIIKAFYGRNISFLASWLLIITTQVLGYGWAGLLRKYVVEPAHMWWPSTLVQVSLFRALHEKDEQRMSRAKFFLIALICSFSWYVFPGLLFPTLTNISWVCWVFSKSVTAQQIGSGMKGLGLGSLTLDWAAVASFLFSPLICPFFSILNIFAGYTLMIYVALPVAYWGLDLYNARKFPIFSSHLFTAEGQIYNISAIVNNKFELDIAKYDEQGRINLSMLFALTYGFGFAAIASTLTHVAFFYGREIYQRYRASYKGKEDIHTKLMRRYKDIPSWWFYFLLGVTLVVSLALCIFLNDQVQMPWWGLLFAAGIGFTFTLPISIITATTNQTPGINIITEYVMGIILPGHPIANVCFKTYGYMSTAQAVSFLNDFKLGHYMKIPPRSMFLVQFIGTILAGTINLAVAWWLLNSVENICQDNLLPPGSPWTCPGDRVFFDASVIWGLVGPKHIFGSRGNYPEMNWFFLGGAIGPIVVWLFHKAFPKQTWIPLINLPVLLGATAVMPPATPLNYNAWIMVGTIFNFFVFRYRKQWWQRYNYILSAALDAGVAFMAVLLYFSVGVEERRLTWWGTGGEHCQLASCPTAKGVVVDGCPVK; this comes from the exons ATGGATTCTCCACAGGCGCTGAAATCCGACCCGGAACACAAGCTCCCGGCGGCGGCGGAGGAGGAGGCCGATGCAGAGGAGGTATCGCCTGTGGAGGAGGTCCGGCTAACGGTGAGAAACACCGACGACCCGACCCTACCCGTATGGACCTGCCGGATGTGGTTGCTGGGTCTACTCTCCTGCGCTATGTTATCGTTCCTCAACCAATTCTTTGCGTACCGTACAGAGCCTCTGGTCATAACCCAAATAACAGTCCAAGTGGCGGCTCTTCCCATCGGCCATTTCCTGGCCAACACTCTGCCCAAGACCCGCTTTCGGTTGTTCGGGTTGGGGCAGAGAGTGTTCTCGCTCAACCCGGGTCCCTTTAACATAAAAGAGCACGTGCTCATTTCCATATTCGCTAATGCCGGGAGTGCCTTTGGATCTGGTTCCACTTACGCAGTTGGGATTGTTAATATTATTAAGGCATTTTATGGCCGGAATATCTCTTTTTTGGCTAGTTGGCTTCTCATCATCACCACCCAG GTGCTGGGATATGGTTGGGCTGGGCTGTTAAGGAAGTATGTGGTTGAACCAGCTCATATGTGGTGGCCCAGTACACTCGTTCAGGTCTCTCTTTTCCG GGCATTGCATGAGAAAGATGAGCAGCGGATGTCACGGGCAAAGTTCTTTCTAATAGCTCTAATCTGCAGTTTTTCATGGTATGTTTTCCCGGGACTCCTCTTCCCAACACTCACAAACATATCATGGGTTTGCTGGGTATTCTCAAAGTCAGTTACAGCACAGCAGATTGGCTCAGGCATGAAAGGCCTTGGACTGGGGTCACTCACACTTGACTGGGCAGCTGTGGCATCTTTCTTGTTCAGCCCCCTAATCTGCCCTTTCTTCAGCATTCTCAACATTTTTGCTGGCTATACATTGATGATTTATGTTGCACTACCTGTTGCATACTGGGGTCTGGACTTGTACAATGCCAGAAAATTTCCAATTTTCTCTTCACACTTGTTTACCGCAGAAGGTCAAATTTACAATATATCAGCTATTGTGAACAACAAGTTTGAGTTGGATATAGCCAAGTATGACGAGCAAGGAAGAATTAACTTGAGCATGTTGTTTGCCCTCACTTATGGTTTCGGTTTTGCCGCCATAGCCTCCACCCTCACACATGTGGCTTTCTTCTATGGAAG GGAGATCTATCAGCGGTACCGTGCTTCATACAAAGGCAAGGAGGACATCCATACAAAACTAATGAGGAGATACAAGGACATACCTTCCTGGTGGTTTTACTTCTTGCTTGGCGTGACCCTAGTAGTTTCCCTAGCACTCTGCATCTTTTTGAATGACCAGGTTCAGATGCCATGGTGGGGCCTCCTCTTTGCTGCTGGTATAGGCTTCACTTTCACTCTCCCAATCAGCATTATAACTGCTACAACAAACCAG ACACCAGGGATAAACATAATAACAGAGTATGTCATGGGTATCATATTACCAGGACATCCAATTGCCAATGTTTGCTTCAAAACCTATGGCTATATGAGTACTGCGCAGGCTGTGTCCTTTCTAAATGATTTCAAGCTGGGGCATTATATGAAGATTCCGCCAAGATCAATGTTTCTAGTTCAG TTCATAGGAACGATCCTTGCTGGAACCATCAATCTTGCAGTGGCATGGTGGTTGCTGAATTCTGTGGAGAATATATGCCAGGATAACCTTCTCCCGCCAGGTAGTCCTTGGACTTGTCCGGGTGACCGAGTCTTCTTTGATGCATCTGTCATATGGGGGTTAGTGGGACCAAAGCATATATTTGGATCTCGTGGAAATTATCCAGAGATGAATTGGTTCTTCCTTGGAGGTGCAATTGGGCCAATAGTTGTTTGGCTGTTCCACAAAGCATTCCCCAAGCAAACATGGATACCACTGATCAACCTTCCAGTCCTTCTAGGAGCAACAGCAGTGATGCCACCAGCCACACCACTGAACTACAATGCCTGGATTATGGTGGGAACCATTTTCAACTTCTTTGTCTTCCGATACAGGAAACAATGGTGGCAGAGGTACAATTACATTCTTTCAGCAGCACTGGATGCTGGGGTGGCTTTCATGGCAGTGTTACTATACTTTTCAGTGGGTGTGGAGGAAAGAAGATTAACATGGTGGGGAACAGGTGGTGAACACTGTCAATTAGCAAGTTGTCCAACTGCCAAAGGCGTGGTAGTCGATGGCTGTCCAGTAAAGTAA